A window of Shewanella mesophila contains these coding sequences:
- a CDS encoding transglutaminase-like cysteine peptidase, with the protein MKAKRGRHKRYLKVCQFSIMALALGFSCLYASPTQTLDANYITAAIESRYGDRAGMRVRAWFKVLDESQGLSEKEQIVNVNNFFNLFRFVDDIKLWGDSNYWASPMEFIGVNGGDCEDFSIAKYFTLLQLGVPDDKLRITMVKATSVNQYHMVLAYYETPGSIPLVLDNLDRVIKPATQRTDLIPVYSFNGRQLWLNKEKGRGVLAGSSERLEKWNDLKHRLGVERLKMPKLRLE; encoded by the coding sequence ATGAAAGCTAAACGCGGCAGGCATAAACGTTACCTTAAGGTCTGCCAATTTAGCATTATGGCATTGGCCTTGGGGTTTTCATGCCTATACGCTTCTCCGACACAAACTTTAGACGCGAACTATATTACCGCGGCAATAGAATCACGATATGGTGACCGAGCAGGCATGCGTGTTAGAGCATGGTTCAAAGTATTAGATGAATCACAAGGGCTTAGTGAAAAAGAGCAAATTGTTAATGTAAATAACTTTTTTAATCTTTTCCGCTTTGTCGATGACATAAAACTGTGGGGCGACAGTAATTACTGGGCGAGCCCGATGGAGTTTATTGGTGTAAATGGAGGAGACTGCGAAGACTTCTCCATCGCAAAATACTTCACTTTACTCCAGCTTGGCGTACCCGATGATAAGTTACGCATTACCATGGTTAAAGCGACCTCGGTAAATCAATATCATATGGTATTGGCATATTATGAAACGCCAGGCTCGATCCCTTTAGTGCTCGATAATTTAGATCGGGTAATAAAACCAGCAACACAACGTACAGATTTGATACCTGTATACAGTTTCAATGGTCGGCAGCTGTGGTTAAACAAAGAGAAAGGACGCGGTGTGCTAGCGGGTTCATCTGAACGTCTTGAAAAATGGAATGATCTCAAACACAGATTGGGTGTTGAAAGACTTAAAATGCCTAAATTAAGATTGGAGTAG
- the ubiK gene encoding ubiquinone biosynthesis accessory factor UbiK: protein MINPKKIEEVAKQLSENLPSGLKQFAGEFEDKSKQILQNQLMKLDVVSREEFDVQQHVLLKTREKLEMLQKQVDALEAKLTQAE, encoded by the coding sequence ATGATCAATCCAAAGAAAATCGAAGAAGTTGCTAAGCAACTTAGTGAAAACCTTCCAAGTGGTCTTAAGCAGTTTGCTGGCGAATTTGAAGACAAGAGCAAACAGATCCTACAGAATCAGTTGATGAAACTAGATGTAGTCTCGCGTGAGGAGTTTGACGTACAACAACATGTACTACTAAAAACCCGTGAAAAGCTAGAAATGCTACAAAAACAGGTTGATGCCTTAGAAGCCAAGCTTACTCAAGCTGAATGA
- a CDS encoding phosphatase PAP2 family protein — translation MTLSRSHKTYLLLGWMLLIIVPAILLLSGTELFPLITLNSSHAEALYWLTSSGTAPFGVLTVLVLLGFCYRKIPKAHFLPLLITVSISMVSTLTLNQFLKPYFSEPRPNAQLLHQQQLLNIDEFYQLPTDQRKPVIDSAISKFISAPNNLQLSNRIANHWLHEVGFAFPSGHTLFAVTLSMVMSYFLLLSGQYLFPSLLCVWSLGMGFSRMLLGMHWSQDVLASTVIGGLIGLISIWCMISCYSLLIPAVQRS, via the coding sequence TTGACACTTTCAAGAAGCCATAAAACTTATCTGCTACTTGGCTGGATGTTGCTTATTATTGTACCAGCCATACTCTTGTTAAGCGGCACGGAACTGTTTCCACTTATCACACTTAATTCATCCCACGCAGAAGCCCTATATTGGCTGACCTCTTCTGGCACGGCGCCATTTGGGGTGCTTACCGTCTTAGTCTTGCTCGGGTTCTGCTATAGAAAAATACCCAAAGCCCACTTTCTGCCACTGTTAATCACAGTCTCTATTAGTATGGTGTCGACTTTAACACTCAACCAGTTTCTAAAGCCGTATTTCAGCGAGCCTAGGCCCAATGCCCAATTGCTGCATCAGCAGCAACTACTCAATATTGATGAGTTCTATCAACTGCCCACCGACCAACGTAAGCCCGTCATAGACAGCGCGATAAGCAAGTTCATCTCCGCCCCTAACAACCTTCAGCTGTCTAATCGTATCGCCAACCATTGGCTTCATGAAGTGGGCTTTGCCTTCCCCTCTGGGCATACGCTATTTGCCGTGACCTTATCTATGGTAATGAGCTACTTTCTATTGCTTAGCGGCCAATATCTATTCCCATCTCTATTATGCGTATGGAGCTTAGGCATGGGCTTTAGTCGCATGCTACTTGGCATGCACTGGTCACAAGACGTGCTCGCTTCTACCGTGATTGGCGGTCTAATAGGCCTAATCAGTATTTGGTGTATGATTAGTTGCTATTCATTGCTAATACCTGCAGTCCAAAGGAGTTAG
- the rep gene encoding DNA helicase Rep, whose product MKLNPGQNDAVHYVSGPCLVLAGAGSGKTRVIINKIAYLVQKCGYQARNIAAVTFTNKAAREMKERVAQSMGRKEARGLWISTFHTLGLEIIKREYKVVGLKPGFSLFDDQDTLALLKELTENELDGDKDLLRMLTTAISNWKGDLVIPEQARKIAKDEQSQLFALLYQRYAQHMKAYNALDFDDLILIPTLLLRHNQEVRERWQKRIQYLLVDEYQDTNTSQYELVKLLVGERARFTVVGDDDQSIYSWRGAKPQNLVLLGKDFPSLRLIKLEQNYRSSQRILRAANILIANNPHVYDKSLFSELAYGEPLRVLMAANEEQEAERVVAEMIRHKFVGRTQFGDYAILYRGNHQSRLLERALMTNRIPYKLSGGTSFFGRAEIKDIMAYLRLVVNPDDDNAFLRVVNLPKRGIGPATLERLGNYANEKHISMFEAIFHSELNHHLPPAAMSALYQFGKFIVDTGEESNRGEPVEAVKHLIRNINYEDYLYETSTSAKAAEMRMKNISELYRWVTEMLQGDDLDEGMTLPEVVTRLTLRDMMERNSEDEAGDQVQLMTLHASKGLEFPYVFMVGVEERILPHQTSIDEDNVEEERRLAYVGITRAQKELWFMICRERRQFGEVMRCEPSRFLMELPQDDLIWENRKPAQTEQQRVQSGKANIANLRGMFKK is encoded by the coding sequence ATGAAGCTCAATCCCGGTCAAAATGATGCTGTTCACTATGTTTCTGGTCCTTGTTTGGTACTTGCGGGTGCTGGCAGTGGTAAGACGCGTGTGATCATCAACAAAATTGCCTATTTGGTGCAAAAGTGTGGTTATCAAGCGCGAAATATCGCTGCAGTGACCTTTACCAATAAAGCGGCCCGAGAGATGAAAGAGCGTGTCGCCCAATCGATGGGACGTAAAGAAGCGCGCGGATTGTGGATCTCAACCTTTCACACCTTAGGGCTTGAGATCATTAAGCGTGAATATAAAGTGGTGGGATTAAAGCCCGGTTTCTCGCTGTTTGATGATCAAGACACCTTGGCGCTATTAAAAGAGTTAACCGAGAACGAACTTGATGGCGATAAAGATCTATTAAGAATGCTGACAACGGCGATCTCAAATTGGAAAGGTGATCTGGTTATCCCAGAGCAAGCGAGAAAGATAGCCAAAGATGAGCAATCGCAGCTTTTTGCTTTGTTGTACCAACGTTACGCCCAGCACATGAAGGCCTATAATGCGTTGGACTTTGATGATCTTATTCTTATTCCCACTCTGTTACTGCGACATAACCAAGAGGTAAGAGAGCGCTGGCAAAAGCGAATTCAATACCTGTTGGTGGATGAGTATCAAGACACCAACACCAGCCAATATGAATTGGTAAAGCTATTGGTTGGCGAGCGTGCTCGTTTTACCGTTGTGGGTGATGATGACCAATCTATTTACTCGTGGCGTGGAGCAAAACCACAAAACTTAGTGCTACTTGGCAAAGATTTTCCTTCATTGAGGTTAATTAAGCTTGAGCAAAATTATCGCTCTAGCCAGCGCATTCTGCGCGCTGCCAATATTTTGATTGCCAATAACCCCCATGTTTACGATAAGTCATTGTTTAGTGAATTAGCCTATGGCGAACCGCTTCGAGTGCTTATGGCCGCCAATGAAGAGCAGGAGGCAGAACGGGTTGTTGCCGAGATGATTCGGCATAAGTTTGTCGGCAGAACTCAATTCGGTGATTACGCCATCTTGTATCGCGGTAACCATCAATCGCGTCTGCTTGAACGTGCATTAATGACCAACCGCATTCCCTATAAGCTCAGTGGGGGGACCTCGTTCTTTGGCCGAGCAGAGATCAAAGACATCATGGCGTATTTGCGTTTAGTGGTGAATCCCGATGATGACAACGCCTTTTTACGGGTAGTTAACTTACCAAAGCGCGGTATTGGCCCTGCGACACTAGAGCGTTTGGGAAATTATGCTAATGAGAAACATATCTCTATGTTTGAGGCTATTTTTCACTCGGAATTGAATCATCATCTACCGCCAGCAGCAATGTCAGCGCTATATCAGTTTGGCAAATTCATCGTCGATACGGGAGAAGAGTCCAATCGTGGTGAACCCGTTGAGGCGGTGAAGCATCTGATCCGTAATATTAATTACGAAGATTATCTGTACGAGACCAGCACCAGTGCCAAAGCCGCAGAGATGCGGATGAAAAATATCTCAGAGTTGTATCGCTGGGTGACAGAGATGCTGCAAGGGGATGATTTAGATGAGGGGATGACACTGCCTGAGGTGGTCACTCGATTAACGTTGCGTGACATGATGGAACGCAACAGTGAAGATGAAGCTGGCGATCAGGTTCAATTAATGACTTTACATGCCTCAAAGGGACTTGAGTTCCCTTATGTGTTCATGGTTGGGGTTGAAGAGCGAATCTTACCTCATCAAACCAGCATAGATGAAGACAACGTCGAGGAGGAGAGGCGCTTAGCCTATGTGGGGATCACACGTGCTCAAAAGGAACTGTGGTTTATGATCTGCCGTGAGCGACGTCAATTTGGTGAAGTGATGCGCTGTGAGCCGAGCCGTTTTTTGATGGAATTGCCACAAGATGATCTCATTTGGGAAAATCGTAAGCCAGCGCAGACTGAGCAGCAGCGGGTTCAATCTGGCAAAGCCAATATTGCTAATCTTAGGGGGATGTTTAAAAAATAG
- the creD gene encoding cell envelope integrity protein CreD, protein MLNRFGLGSSPISQKLVFIAILSLLSLIPLGLVMDITSDRQSLYHDVVNEIGHSWGEQQQISGPAIVIPYTYEVIQESFNEQGKLTKTRHTIDSEFVILPKDLNLNITLKHDFLSRGIFQSLVYNAHITGKAKFDIVEFKQPNLVKIQPEFARIVFGISANQAIDSINQFQTNLGSPSNKTTQSLPQGNPLMSGTGLEQISGLERGFHQLISLNEKSQVLDLTFDIQLRGSQGISVLPTGQQTTITLDADWPHPSFNGLLPTDRSIDANGFNAQWKVSYLTRNYPQFFSKNSQINLQEVKAQATLFEPVTHYGKIERAVKYGLLFIILTSILLLIFELGQHQILSTIQYLLVASAMTLFYLILLSLSEHISFGYAYLLAACVPLFSVSIYIGSVTRSAKRSGIMAAMLIALYSVLYSILKLEDYALLMGTGLLVIVMLILMYITRHAPHKIDDIKQI, encoded by the coding sequence ATGTTAAATCGTTTCGGGCTGGGCAGTAGTCCAATCAGTCAAAAACTAGTTTTTATTGCGATACTATCACTGCTCTCACTTATCCCTCTTGGACTCGTGATGGATATCACCTCTGATCGACAATCGCTTTACCATGATGTGGTAAACGAGATAGGTCATTCCTGGGGTGAACAGCAACAGATATCAGGACCAGCAATAGTGATTCCCTATACCTACGAGGTGATCCAAGAAAGCTTTAATGAGCAAGGGAAACTCACAAAAACGAGACATACTATCGATAGTGAATTCGTCATTTTACCTAAAGATCTCAACCTTAATATCACCCTAAAACATGACTTTTTGTCCCGCGGCATTTTTCAGTCATTGGTTTATAACGCACACATTACTGGCAAAGCAAAATTCGATATAGTTGAGTTTAAACAGCCTAACTTAGTAAAAATTCAACCAGAATTCGCTAGGATCGTTTTTGGCATCTCAGCCAATCAAGCCATTGACAGTATTAATCAATTTCAAACTAATTTAGGCAGCCCCAGCAATAAAACAACTCAATCACTACCACAAGGTAATCCGCTAATGTCTGGCACTGGGCTTGAGCAAATATCGGGCTTAGAACGAGGCTTTCATCAATTAATCTCTTTAAACGAAAAATCACAAGTACTCGACTTAACTTTTGATATTCAACTGCGTGGTTCCCAGGGAATAAGTGTGCTGCCAACAGGACAACAAACCACGATAACCCTCGATGCTGACTGGCCACATCCAAGTTTTAATGGTCTATTGCCTACGGATAGAAGTATTGATGCTAACGGTTTCAATGCTCAATGGAAGGTAAGTTATTTGACTCGTAATTACCCTCAGTTCTTTAGTAAAAACAGTCAAATAAACTTACAAGAAGTCAAAGCCCAGGCAACCTTATTTGAACCCGTCACTCATTATGGGAAAATTGAACGAGCGGTAAAATACGGTCTGCTATTTATCATATTAACCAGTATTCTATTATTGATTTTTGAACTCGGGCAGCATCAAATACTGTCGACGATCCAATATCTATTGGTCGCCAGCGCCATGACACTATTTTATCTAATTTTGTTATCACTATCGGAACATATTAGTTTCGGTTACGCCTATCTACTGGCCGCTTGTGTGCCGCTTTTTTCGGTTTCAATCTATATTGGCAGTGTTACCCGTAGCGCCAAGCGAAGTGGAATAATGGCTGCAATGTTAATCGCCCTCTATAGCGTGCTCTACTCCATTCTAAAGCTAGAAGATTACGCCCTTCTTATGGGAACGGGACTACTCGTCATTGTAATGTTGATATTAATGTACATAACCCGTCATGCGCCTCATAAGATTGATGACATTAAGCAAATTTAA
- a CDS encoding OmpA family protein encodes MKALLIILSFALMGGCASRDVVTMDEPTNQVFDLNDNDRDGVIVARERCNDTVQGASIDNYGCGKVKPINERQELKILFANDSFYIDPQYYNQVETVATFMQQFPNTQVTIEGHCSKTGSYEHNLTLSQNRANAVSSLLSERFGIESDRVTAIGYSYDRPVDPTHTKMAHTRNRRVIAELTGEDTTADMKWHIYTVDEQVK; translated from the coding sequence ATGAAAGCCTTACTTATCATCCTTAGCTTTGCCTTAATGGGCGGCTGTGCTTCCCGTGACGTAGTCACCATGGACGAGCCAACAAACCAAGTTTTTGATCTCAATGACAACGATAGAGATGGCGTTATCGTGGCCAGAGAGCGCTGCAATGACACGGTTCAAGGGGCGTCGATCGACAACTATGGTTGTGGAAAGGTCAAACCGATTAATGAACGTCAAGAACTTAAGATCCTTTTTGCCAATGACTCTTTCTACATCGACCCACAATATTATAACCAAGTAGAAACGGTTGCGACTTTTATGCAGCAGTTTCCAAATACTCAAGTTACAATCGAAGGTCACTGTAGTAAAACGGGCTCTTACGAGCATAACTTAACCCTGTCACAGAACAGAGCGAATGCTGTGAGTTCCTTGCTATCAGAACGTTTTGGTATAGAAAGTGATAGGGTGACAGCCATAGGTTATAGCTATGACCGTCCTGTCGATCCTACTCATACTAAGATGGCTCATACTCGAAACCGTCGTGTTATTGCCGAACTCACAGGTGAAGATACGACTGCCGATATGAAATGGCACATCTACACAGTTGATGAACAAGTTAAATAA
- a CDS encoding sensor domain-containing diguanylate cyclase, protein MFREKTDQFSPREIGRLFKRIDRLKSLAQKYKRSEVVQNTLLDISNLAATVEREDEFYSGIQSNLNKLLPADNFFIAILNQITGELNIPFWVDEKDPHPSDLYPLEDISSTLFSGLTGYVLKQKRPLLCDNDKFEQLISDGQIVSRGSDCHQWLGVPIFSGEQAIGVIVVQSYNPAINYGDIEVELMTFISQHISGVIERVQHRHHLEAAIKHRTKELSVAYDKLKQEVTERRRAENLQKSLFEIAELSNSNLDDNTFYAELHRVISHLLPANNCYIGLLDEKSRHLQFPFYVSQLNVGAPQNRPFSDGLTEFVLKKKKPLLLDSNDIKSLVASKQLYAKAPQLNYTETIYQWIGVPLFIQGIVRGALTIYSFTSSQTYQEKDLDLLTFVSQHIATAIERKLSAESLRQSYEQLEEKVAQRTRALAMLNQDLEKEIAQRCKVEQQLVHDASHDTLTGLPNRARFMERLAQAVKHVRRHGSDRFAILFIDLDRFKLINDTLGHLQGDKFLIETARRLNLCIRDNDTLARIGGDEFVILLDSINDARDAIEVTERILGELSQPYELANQSFTSGASIGISFSSQNSTDTSESLLRGADTAMYQAKSNGKGCYVVYDNSITQQNSHDITLEIELREAIAKKALALQYFPVMTLDSEKIIALEPNLYWQHSQLGKIKQAQLTNIAEHCNLTKELNLYLFDQINKDYPKLTTIIESNTQLHINISSEHLKHKHAVRKLKNRIKECYFKPDNLWLFFDEKSFVQDSDSHINTFNMLSKLQLNIGLSAYGSAHSALSSLSFLPLSGLKLDPSYISHLNDPQHKKLLKAHQLAAEALDLTLYVQGVKSDLQRQQLASLGFFAGQGQALGESIKPKTLPTAADDTSLYA, encoded by the coding sequence ATGTTTAGGGAAAAAACAGACCAGTTTTCACCTCGTGAGATTGGACGCTTATTTAAAAGGATTGATCGCTTAAAAAGCCTAGCGCAAAAATATAAGCGATCTGAAGTAGTCCAAAATACATTGCTAGACATCTCTAATCTCGCGGCGACGGTCGAACGAGAGGATGAATTCTATTCAGGGATCCAAAGCAATCTAAATAAGTTACTTCCTGCCGACAATTTTTTTATAGCCATACTCAACCAAATCACAGGTGAACTCAATATCCCCTTTTGGGTTGATGAGAAAGACCCACACCCAAGTGACCTGTATCCTTTAGAGGATATATCCAGCACGCTGTTTAGCGGTTTAACTGGATATGTCCTAAAACAAAAACGTCCTTTGCTATGCGACAATGATAAATTCGAGCAACTCATTTCCGACGGTCAAATTGTTAGTAGAGGTTCCGATTGCCATCAGTGGTTAGGTGTACCTATTTTTAGTGGCGAGCAGGCCATTGGCGTTATCGTAGTTCAGAGTTATAACCCAGCGATAAATTATGGCGATATAGAGGTCGAATTAATGACCTTTATTAGTCAACATATTTCAGGTGTTATCGAAAGAGTACAGCATAGACACCACCTTGAAGCTGCCATTAAACACAGAACCAAAGAGCTAAGTGTCGCCTATGACAAACTCAAGCAAGAGGTCACAGAGAGACGCCGTGCCGAGAATTTACAGAAATCACTTTTCGAAATTGCCGAACTTTCCAACTCAAATCTAGATGACAATACCTTTTATGCCGAACTGCACCGAGTTATTAGCCACCTTCTACCGGCGAATAACTGTTATATCGGTTTACTAGATGAGAAAAGCCGCCACTTACAATTTCCCTTCTACGTCTCTCAACTAAACGTAGGCGCACCGCAAAATCGCCCCTTTTCCGACGGCTTAACTGAATTTGTATTAAAGAAAAAAAAACCTCTATTACTCGATAGCAACGACATCAAATCACTCGTCGCATCCAAACAACTTTACGCAAAAGCGCCGCAACTCAATTACACCGAAACAATCTATCAATGGATAGGCGTTCCTTTATTTATCCAAGGGATCGTAAGAGGCGCCTTGACAATTTATAGCTTCACCTCCTCACAAACCTATCAAGAAAAAGATTTAGACCTACTGACCTTTGTTTCACAACATATTGCAACGGCGATTGAGCGCAAATTATCCGCCGAGTCTCTGAGGCAAAGCTATGAACAGTTAGAGGAAAAAGTCGCACAGCGCACCAGAGCGCTGGCGATGCTAAATCAGGATCTTGAGAAAGAGATAGCGCAGCGATGTAAAGTCGAACAACAACTGGTTCATGATGCTAGCCATGACACTTTAACGGGACTGCCTAACCGCGCTCGTTTCATGGAAAGACTAGCTCAAGCAGTTAAGCATGTTCGTCGTCATGGGTCTGATAGGTTTGCCATACTGTTTATAGACTTAGATCGCTTCAAATTAATCAACGATACTTTAGGTCATCTACAGGGTGATAAATTCCTCATAGAAACAGCACGTCGACTCAATTTATGCATTAGAGACAATGATACGTTAGCTCGGATCGGCGGTGATGAGTTTGTCATATTACTCGACAGTATTAATGACGCTCGTGACGCCATCGAAGTAACAGAGCGTATTTTAGGAGAGCTATCTCAACCCTACGAACTGGCGAACCAGAGCTTTACCTCTGGAGCCAGTATAGGCATCTCATTTAGCAGTCAAAACAGTACCGATACCAGCGAATCTCTACTTAGAGGCGCTGATACAGCTATGTATCAAGCAAAGTCAAATGGCAAAGGTTGTTATGTTGTCTATGACAACAGTATCACTCAGCAGAATTCGCATGACATCACCTTGGAGATAGAGCTGCGAGAAGCGATTGCTAAAAAAGCATTAGCACTGCAATATTTTCCAGTGATGACTCTCGATTCAGAAAAAATCATCGCTCTCGAGCCCAACTTATATTGGCAACATTCTCAACTAGGTAAGATAAAACAGGCACAGCTGACTAATATTGCCGAGCACTGTAATTTGACCAAAGAATTAAACCTATACCTATTCGATCAAATTAATAAAGATTATCCCAAACTTACCACAATAATTGAAAGCAATACTCAGTTGCATATCAATATCTCGAGCGAACATTTAAAGCATAAACATGCCGTACGTAAACTGAAGAATCGTATAAAAGAGTGTTATTTCAAACCCGATAATTTATGGCTATTTTTTGACGAGAAGTCGTTTGTACAAGACAGTGACAGTCATATCAACACCTTTAATATGTTGAGTAAACTACAACTTAATATAGGACTGAGTGCATATGGCAGTGCCCACAGCGCTTTGAGCAGTTTAAGCTTTCTTCCTCTTAGCGGCCTAAAACTCGACCCTAGCTACATTAGCCACTTAAATGACCCGCAGCACAAGAAACTACTAAAAGCTCATCAGCTAGCGGCAGAAGCATTAGATCTGACACTCTACGTACAAGGTGTTAAAAGTGATCTGCAACGACAACAGCTCGCAAGCTTAGGTTTTTTCGCTGGCCAAGGCCAAGCATTAGGTGAATCAATTAAGCCTAAAACACTACCAACGGCAGCTGACGATACTAGTTTATATGCATAG
- a CDS encoding bifunctional diguanylate cyclase/phosphodiesterase codes for MTLFRQIYSLLFGLFLVVVISLAYVQFTETQSFLTKQMESDLNNTSNSLGIMLVPDLEAGDIVGAETLINVIFEGGYYQQVKLTWLVDGKQQVWENPVKIQGVPQWFIDLGFFDTIRRESTITSGWLQLAKLEITAHPGFGYNELWRTLTNAIIVISILFLLAIVLARFGLTWILKPLHEIAEHATEIAQRKFGPDMKLPKTSELKSVVEAFNSMSHQLKQIFSSLDEEVTELRKKNLVDQVSGLPNRQYMMGRLNSWLSEPNNGSLMMAKFDWLEVVHSKYGYQVRDETIRLLAEKMKEQLDEVAPSVIARIAAYEFAFLITSAEQEQSNKYLQTLIRTVNQEISKAGCKPNEQFAIGIAHRTDHMTVTDILAQTDNALQKAVADNKVFHSFESTEKQLYTREQWRHHLSEAITNKNFQFKWQPVHLSDKNEVVQRELYCQLTIGDKEIHAGQFMPYIELLSLGSLLDRCLIETIAENGLLERNYEPIAINLTFHSLSDPEFHGWLNKFLRHTELAPRIVFDIPEAGVYSDPDACHALCTIIRDNGAHFGIDHFGRQFGSMSYLQMLRPSYVKLDQSFAYYDENEHSSELCRALVNVARGLDIQIIVTGIQEQQQLARFEPLKTNAYMGYIYPPERVTL; via the coding sequence ATGACACTGTTTCGACAGATATACTCACTGCTATTTGGCCTATTTCTGGTAGTTGTCATCAGCTTAGCTTATGTACAATTTACCGAAACCCAAAGCTTTCTCACCAAGCAAATGGAGTCTGACCTTAACAATACTAGCAATAGTCTAGGGATAATGTTGGTGCCTGATCTTGAGGCAGGAGATATCGTCGGTGCAGAGACGCTTATTAATGTTATTTTTGAAGGTGGCTATTACCAACAGGTTAAATTGACTTGGCTCGTTGATGGCAAACAGCAGGTATGGGAAAACCCAGTGAAGATCCAAGGCGTTCCCCAGTGGTTTATCGACTTAGGCTTCTTTGACACCATTCGTCGTGAAAGTACGATCACATCCGGTTGGTTGCAATTAGCAAAACTCGAAATTACCGCACATCCTGGTTTTGGTTATAACGAGCTGTGGCGCACACTCACCAATGCCATTATCGTTATTTCAATACTGTTTCTTTTAGCGATTGTACTCGCTCGTTTCGGACTTACCTGGATTCTCAAACCGCTCCATGAAATTGCTGAACATGCCACCGAAATAGCCCAGCGTAAATTTGGCCCAGACATGAAACTGCCAAAAACATCCGAGCTCAAATCTGTTGTCGAAGCCTTTAATAGCATGTCTCATCAGCTCAAACAGATTTTTAGCTCATTGGATGAAGAAGTGACCGAGCTAAGAAAGAAAAACTTAGTCGATCAAGTGTCTGGACTTCCTAATCGTCAATATATGATGGGAAGATTGAATAGCTGGCTGAGCGAGCCGAACAATGGCTCCCTAATGATGGCAAAGTTTGACTGGCTTGAAGTGGTCCACAGTAAATACGGTTATCAAGTACGCGATGAAACCATCCGTCTACTTGCGGAAAAAATGAAAGAGCAGCTTGATGAAGTCGCCCCCTCGGTGATTGCCCGTATTGCCGCTTACGAATTTGCTTTCTTGATCACCAGCGCAGAACAGGAACAAAGTAATAAATACTTGCAGACCCTGATTAGAACAGTCAATCAGGAGATCTCTAAAGCGGGCTGTAAGCCGAATGAGCAGTTTGCCATTGGTATCGCCCACAGAACAGATCATATGACGGTAACGGACATACTGGCGCAAACCGATAATGCGTTACAGAAAGCGGTGGCCGACAATAAAGTCTTCCATTCATTTGAAAGCACTGAGAAGCAGCTTTATACCAGAGAGCAGTGGCGTCACCACTTAAGTGAAGCTATCACTAACAAAAATTTTCAATTTAAATGGCAGCCCGTCCACCTTTCAGACAAAAATGAAGTCGTACAACGCGAACTGTATTGCCAACTCACTATTGGTGATAAAGAGATACATGCTGGACAGTTTATGCCTTATATCGAACTGCTATCACTGGGCTCGCTATTGGATCGCTGCCTAATCGAAACCATTGCTGAAAATGGCCTGCTAGAACGTAACTACGAGCCAATAGCAATAAACTTAACCTTCCACAGTCTGAGTGACCCTGAGTTCCATGGCTGGCTAAACAAATTCCTTCGCCATACCGAACTTGCACCTAGAATCGTTTTCGATATTCCTGAGGCGGGTGTTTACAGTGACCCAGATGCCTGCCACGCTCTATGCACAATAATTAGAGACAATGGAGCTCACTTTGGCATAGATCATTTTGGTCGTCAGTTTGGTTCCATGTCATACCTACAGATGCTCAGACCGAGTTATGTCAAACTTGATCAATCCTTTGCGTATTACGATGAAAATGAGCATAGCAGCGAGTTATGCCGCGCACTGGTCAATGTAGCAAGAGGCCTAGATATTCAAATCATTGTCACCGGCATTCAGGAGCAGCAACAACTGGCTCGATTTGAACCACTTAAGACTAATGCTTATATGGGTTATATTTACCCCCCAGAAAGAGTCACCCTTTAG